Proteins co-encoded in one Actinomycetota bacterium genomic window:
- a CDS encoding ATP-dependent Clp protease proteolytic subunit: MSNLVPVVVEQTSRGERSFDLYSRLLSGRIVFLGTPVDDTSANLIMAQLIHLESEDPDKDIQLYINSPGGSVTALLGIYDTMRYIRCDVATTCLGWAASAAAVILAAGAPGKRYALPHSTVLLHQPHGGAQGQSVDIDIQAREILRQRALVDRILAEHTGQDVERIARDTDRDFILDAGQALEYGLVDEILTGRRSVPELEPAGARG; the protein is encoded by the coding sequence ATGTCGAACCTCGTACCCGTCGTCGTCGAGCAGACCAGCCGGGGCGAGCGGTCGTTCGACCTCTACTCGCGGCTGCTGAGCGGCCGGATCGTGTTCCTCGGGACCCCGGTCGATGACACCAGCGCCAACCTGATCATGGCCCAGCTCATCCACCTGGAGAGCGAGGACCCCGACAAGGACATCCAGCTCTACATCAACTCGCCCGGCGGGTCGGTCACGGCGCTGCTCGGCATCTACGACACGATGCGCTACATCCGCTGCGACGTCGCCACCACCTGCCTGGGCTGGGCCGCGTCGGCGGCGGCGGTCATCCTGGCCGCCGGGGCGCCCGGCAAGCGCTACGCCCTCCCGCACTCCACGGTCCTGCTCCACCAGCCCCACGGCGGTGCCCAGGGCCAGTCGGTCGACATCGACATCCAGGCCCGCGAGATCCTGCGCCAGCGGGCCCTGGTCGACCGGATCCTGGCCGAGCACACCGGCCAGGACGTGGAGAGGATCGCCCGCGACACCGACCGCGACTTCATCCTCGACGCCGGCCAGGCCCTGGAGTACGGGCTGGTCGACGAGATCCTCACCGGCCGCCGGAGCGTCCCCGAGCTCGAACCGGCCGGCGCCCGCGGGTGA